Sequence from the Rutidosis leptorrhynchoides isolate AG116_Rl617_1_P2 chromosome 3, CSIRO_AGI_Rlap_v1, whole genome shotgun sequence genome:
CGACCAAAACGACTACTCCAGGAGTGGGGCAAAAAACCTGCGTGGGGAACAATTAATTAACCTATCCCGGATCTCCTAGACGATAAAGCTAGCGAATCATAAGCTCGTGGATTTGCCAACCAGACATCCCATTCAATATTGGTACATTTGATCCTATTAGAGAACCATTCGAAGCATTTAAGTTGGATGTCTTTGAAGACCATTGCGCATGTCGGTTTTATCTTAGTGAAAGTGAAAGCGTTCCTACTTTTCCAAATCATGTATCCCGTAACCCATTCCGTAGCTTGCCACAACTGTTTTCCCAAGTCGGAGGTGAAGTTATATCCATTTCCAAGAAAAGATTCATTTATACCCAAGTTTGTAAAAGGGTCGAGCTTCCACCAATCGTAGACTCGATTCCAAATGTCAGAAGCGAACGTGCATAAGATGATGGAGTGCTCTACTGATTCCAAACCATTGTCACAAACCAGACAACGAACCGTACCCAAGTCCATACCTCTCTTGTCAAGTTCAACTCTTGTAGGTAACCTTTTGTGTCGAGTACGCCAAATAAACAACTCAACTTTGAGGGGGACCAATTTGTTGCGGAGC
This genomic interval carries:
- the LOC139902600 gene encoding uncharacterized protein — protein: MVLKDKFNRLYRLDTNKFATIFDRARWEGGNFHATWCWSRDISGRLAGDLTTLTNLLSSFVLCSSGREEWSWSWSKHGSFSVHKLTDILVRSNPDITPVSIKSLRNKLVPLKVELFIWRTRHKRLPTRVELDKRGMDLGTVRCLVCDNGLESVEHSIILCTFASDIWNRVYDWWKLDPFTNLGINESFLGNGYNFTSDLGKQLWQATEWVTGYMIWKSRNAFTFTKIKPTCAMVFKDIQLKCFEWFSNRIKCTNIEWDVWLANPRAYDSLALSSRRSGIG